In Hyalangium minutum, a genomic segment contains:
- a CDS encoding DUF4292 domain-containing protein — MNRLAAAIFLAVVCSGCPHRIEFGPEGPIDDPEKLFSLVSQAQANLITIQGDAKLHVSTPQGSGTLSMFLAISRPGLLHMETFDFFNRPVAALVSDGQRFGLYQTEGNTFYQGPASPENVSRFLPVVLPSEELVAVMLGQVPFIPAERKTLELDRGEGVYVLKLFRGSVTQTLQVHTKFYRVVRSEVRGVPGYDLAFGNFKQEGAALFPKEVKLIAQAAETELRLRYSDVALNAPPDLTLYELAPPEGARVVEVDAKGREVSPAPASPSPGPPGS; from the coding sequence ATGAACCGCCTGGCCGCAGCAATCTTCCTGGCAGTCGTCTGTTCAGGCTGTCCTCACCGCATCGAATTCGGCCCCGAGGGCCCCATTGATGACCCGGAGAAGCTCTTCAGCCTGGTGAGCCAGGCTCAGGCCAACCTCATCACCATCCAGGGAGACGCCAAGCTCCACGTGAGCACCCCCCAGGGCAGCGGCACCCTCTCCATGTTCCTGGCCATCTCCCGCCCGGGGCTGCTCCACATGGAGACTTTCGACTTCTTCAACCGGCCCGTGGCGGCGCTGGTGTCGGACGGCCAACGCTTCGGGCTCTACCAGACGGAGGGCAACACCTTCTATCAAGGCCCCGCGAGCCCGGAGAACGTCTCGCGCTTCCTGCCGGTGGTGCTGCCGAGCGAGGAACTGGTGGCCGTGATGCTCGGGCAGGTGCCGTTCATCCCCGCCGAGCGCAAGACGCTGGAGCTGGACCGGGGCGAGGGCGTCTACGTCCTCAAGCTCTTCCGGGGCTCGGTGACGCAGACGCTCCAGGTTCACACCAAGTTCTACCGGGTGGTACGCAGTGAGGTCCGCGGCGTGCCGGGGTACGATCTGGCCTTCGGCAACTTCAAGCAGGAGGGCGCGGCGCTCTTCCCCAAGGAGGTGAAGCTCATCGCCCAGGCGGCTGAGACGGAACTCCGGCTGCGCTACAGCGATGTGGCACTGAACGCCCCCCCGGACCTGACCCTCTACGAGCTGGCTCCCCCCGAGGGCGCACGCGTGGTGGAGGTGGACGCCAAGGGCCGGGAAGTGAGTCCCGCGCCTGCTTCCCCGTCCCCTGGGCCGCCCGGCTCCTGA
- a CDS encoding pilus assembly protein TadG-related protein: MFTRVLRQSFRRQEGQALVVAALLVLIMSIAVLTTVNLGHTIHERVRLQNTADAAAYSMAAMEARTFNFYAYANRTQVSHYVSAMMWQSLLSLIYFAEAFVTDIYGFMRTINPCAGDPDGLFWTVACPILENLVPYLSQIMRVIDRFMTTFKNLIMTFQRVLRNLNPDRLIGQYVIPTHRTLNSAMFFASQVVMMATLTQVGQTTDSVIAANDKNVDSKLGQLAAGVVSACLFDQAHFREAGGRPLGVPKTPWEPIDPKKNKHSEKEARAKRVMGAITNATRYACDSGGGACPEGFVTSRKLGDLLPLPDGLGVIRDLLSSDIDTPIFKFAKYGQTRFLTSNNPNSSKISQTGKPYTPRNTIRDWNDGIEPMLGRLAQGDNLGSDDVYWIKFGPEGFAGFRNPFACEDDDNPRECWGDPRKGYKDTGSSKLAFKHVTKTSIWAMNETEGSYKNGGVHWRIHHETEPAGDNWLRLYRPEGPESEVGVHRSEVCVKEVLGFCPPLVPEIDVYTANVMPAQDGNHPWKGIVPFMHFEPGQYGDTCGGAANEEAATRYKHDFNQPSTWVALNKTPDQVRNANHSDHEGTGSNAIAELNAGGKVQLKFSSYNSALEMKNNRMKFLSAIEGLNVISRGQTYYHRPGNWAEQPNFFNPYWRPRLASVYQGRHSLPFVGELADRLPGVLKDIPPKIITH, from the coding sequence ATGTTCACCCGCGTCCTGAGACAGAGCTTCCGCCGCCAGGAGGGCCAGGCCCTCGTCGTGGCCGCGCTGCTCGTGCTCATCATGTCCATCGCCGTGCTCACCACGGTGAACCTGGGCCACACCATCCACGAGCGCGTCCGGCTGCAGAACACCGCGGACGCCGCCGCCTACTCCATGGCCGCCATGGAGGCGCGCACCTTCAACTTCTACGCGTACGCCAACCGCACCCAGGTCTCGCACTACGTGTCGGCGATGATGTGGCAGTCGCTGCTGTCGCTCATCTACTTCGCCGAGGCCTTCGTCACGGACATCTACGGCTTCATGCGCACCATCAACCCCTGCGCGGGAGACCCAGACGGGCTGTTCTGGACCGTGGCCTGTCCCATCCTCGAGAACCTGGTGCCGTACCTCAGTCAGATCATGCGGGTGATCGACCGGTTCATGACCACGTTCAAGAACCTGATCATGACGTTCCAACGGGTCTTGAGGAACCTCAACCCCGACAGATTGATAGGCCAGTACGTCATCCCCACCCACCGGACGCTGAACTCGGCCATGTTCTTCGCCTCCCAGGTGGTGATGATGGCCACGCTCACTCAGGTGGGGCAGACCACGGACTCGGTCATCGCCGCCAACGACAAGAACGTGGACTCGAAGCTGGGGCAGCTCGCCGCGGGCGTGGTGAGCGCGTGCCTCTTCGATCAGGCCCACTTCCGCGAGGCTGGCGGCCGCCCGCTGGGCGTTCCGAAGACGCCCTGGGAGCCCATTGATCCGAAGAAGAACAAGCACTCGGAGAAAGAGGCGCGGGCCAAGCGTGTCATGGGCGCCATCACCAACGCGACCCGCTATGCCTGCGACTCGGGCGGCGGGGCCTGCCCCGAGGGCTTCGTCACCTCGCGCAAGCTGGGTGACCTGCTCCCGCTGCCGGACGGCCTGGGCGTCATCCGCGACCTGCTCAGCTCGGACATCGACACGCCCATCTTCAAGTTCGCCAAGTACGGGCAGACGCGCTTCCTCACCTCGAACAACCCCAACTCCTCGAAGATCAGCCAGACGGGCAAGCCGTACACCCCGCGTAACACGATCCGCGACTGGAACGACGGCATCGAGCCCATGCTCGGCCGGCTCGCGCAGGGCGACAACCTGGGCTCGGACGACGTGTACTGGATCAAGTTCGGCCCCGAGGGCTTCGCTGGCTTCCGCAACCCGTTCGCGTGCGAGGACGACGACAACCCTCGCGAGTGCTGGGGCGATCCGCGCAAGGGCTACAAGGACACGGGGAGCAGCAAGCTGGCCTTCAAGCACGTGACGAAGACCAGCATCTGGGCCATGAACGAGACCGAGGGCTCGTACAAGAACGGCGGCGTGCACTGGCGCATCCACCACGAGACCGAGCCCGCCGGGGACAACTGGCTGCGGCTGTACCGGCCGGAAGGCCCCGAGTCGGAGGTGGGAGTCCACCGCAGCGAGGTGTGCGTGAAGGAGGTCCTCGGGTTCTGCCCGCCGCTGGTGCCCGAGATCGACGTGTACACGGCCAACGTCATGCCTGCGCAGGACGGCAACCACCCATGGAAGGGCATCGTGCCGTTCATGCACTTCGAGCCCGGCCAGTACGGCGACACGTGCGGCGGCGCGGCCAACGAGGAGGCCGCCACCCGCTACAAGCACGACTTCAACCAGCCCTCCACCTGGGTGGCGCTCAACAAGACGCCTGATCAGGTACGGAACGCGAACCACTCCGACCACGAGGGCACGGGCTCCAACGCCATCGCGGAGCTGAACGCGGGCGGCAAGGTGCAGCTGAAGTTCTCTAGCTACAACTCCGCCCTGGAGATGAAGAACAACCGGATGAAGTTCCTCAGCGCCATCGAGGGGCTCAACGTCATCTCCCGCGGGCAGACGTACTACCACCGCCCCGGCAACTGGGCCGAGCAGCCCAACTTCTTCAACCCCTACTGGCGGCCCCGGCTCGCCTCGGTCTACCAGGGGCGGCACTCGCTGCCCTTCGTGGGCGAGCTGGCCGACCGGCTGCCCGGCGTGCTGAAGGACATCCCGCCGAAGATCATCACCCACTGA
- a CDS encoding zf-HC2 domain-containing protein, which produces MKPQALHAHEDRLLDFAYGELPPQEAQAVQSHLEGCTRCSELLAGIGGVRATMAQLPMEPAPDAGLESLLAYAQQAARNAAAGPAPKPVWWRRWLVPVMGVAAVCAFGVVSVTVNQNLHLKDEVASQSVQKKSAEALPLPSAAPSPDESYREPNAPRTPVALPSSAMQKAAPQAQMVPPTAADKDNTLGSLGAGDSQDEERSNALQGITPPPPAPAAKLDPSPQEKVALEKKPFEAGTKGSRSEWSNVGTGFGPRDAQDESRAADDAASGEALAEESALKQRYQYDRRDAMTQSGAFSKPKPILVSPPQEASAGAAVPQQPSTPAQAQAPVMEAPADGLAAESEAQVQQDEPSRLSLRVKEGRSRGSASGKTASPAPNEDFDDLFGGKTSTAKREQSAPSSAPSAPPPPPPPSTAAAAPMPSVSTEATRKPSKSGARAEPRGDSSEPSAAELSKLAQDAQRSGNRVLEAQLLRQALAAVTGKERLGLLNRLCEAEFAIGRRQEALEACALVLEEDPNSSAAQLARNRLRKEGMEADSSKPGSRGPVKAAPAEKKMSAPDSALSQ; this is translated from the coding sequence ATGAAGCCCCAGGCCCTGCACGCGCACGAGGACCGGCTCCTCGACTTCGCTTACGGCGAGCTACCGCCCCAGGAGGCCCAGGCGGTTCAGTCCCACCTCGAGGGCTGCACCCGGTGCAGCGAGCTGCTCGCGGGCATCGGCGGTGTGCGCGCCACCATGGCGCAGCTGCCCATGGAGCCCGCTCCCGACGCGGGCCTGGAGTCCCTGCTCGCCTACGCGCAGCAGGCCGCTCGCAACGCGGCGGCGGGGCCTGCTCCGAAGCCGGTGTGGTGGCGGCGCTGGCTGGTGCCAGTGATGGGTGTCGCCGCGGTATGCGCCTTCGGCGTCGTCTCCGTCACGGTGAACCAGAACCTGCACCTCAAGGATGAGGTCGCGTCGCAGAGCGTGCAGAAGAAGAGCGCCGAGGCCTTGCCTCTTCCCAGCGCTGCGCCCAGCCCGGACGAGTCGTACCGAGAGCCGAACGCCCCGCGAACTCCCGTGGCGCTGCCGTCGTCCGCGATGCAGAAGGCCGCGCCTCAGGCCCAGATGGTGCCGCCCACGGCCGCGGACAAGGACAACACCCTGGGCTCTTTGGGCGCGGGCGACTCTCAGGACGAGGAGCGCAGCAACGCCTTGCAGGGCATCACCCCGCCGCCGCCCGCTCCGGCCGCGAAGCTGGACCCCTCCCCGCAGGAGAAGGTGGCTCTCGAGAAGAAGCCGTTCGAGGCAGGCACGAAGGGCTCGCGCTCCGAGTGGAGCAACGTGGGCACCGGCTTCGGCCCCCGAGATGCCCAGGATGAATCCCGGGCGGCCGATGACGCGGCCAGCGGCGAGGCTCTCGCTGAGGAGAGTGCTCTGAAGCAGCGCTATCAATACGATCGTCGCGACGCGATGACCCAGTCGGGCGCGTTCTCCAAGCCGAAGCCCATCCTGGTGTCTCCGCCGCAGGAGGCCTCTGCGGGCGCCGCCGTGCCCCAGCAGCCGTCCACGCCCGCGCAGGCTCAGGCGCCCGTGATGGAGGCTCCCGCGGACGGACTCGCCGCCGAGAGCGAGGCCCAGGTGCAGCAGGATGAGCCCTCGCGTCTCTCGCTCCGCGTGAAAGAGGGCCGGAGCAGGGGAAGCGCTTCGGGCAAGACCGCGAGCCCTGCTCCCAACGAAGACTTCGATGATCTGTTCGGGGGCAAGACGTCCACCGCGAAGCGCGAGCAGAGCGCGCCGTCTTCTGCTCCGTCCGCGCCTCCGCCTCCGCCTCCGCCTTCGACGGCCGCTGCGGCGCCCATGCCCTCGGTGTCCACCGAGGCCACTCGGAAGCCCTCGAAGTCCGGGGCTCGCGCCGAGCCTCGGGGAGACTCTTCCGAGCCCTCTGCCGCCGAGCTGTCCAAGCTGGCGCAGGACGCGCAGCGCTCGGGGAACCGGGTGCTGGAGGCCCAACTGCTGCGTCAGGCGCTGGCGGCGGTGACAGGCAAGGAGCGGCTCGGTCTGCTCAACCGCCTCTGTGAGGCCGAGTTTGCCATTGGCCGCCGCCAGGAGGCGCTCGAGGCCTGCGCCTTGGTGCTGGAGGAGGATCCCAACTCCAGCGCCGCGCAGCTTGCCCGCAACCGCCTGCGCAAGGAGGGCATGGAGGCAGACAGCTCCAAGCCCGGCTCCCGGGGCCCCGTGAAGGCGGCTCCCGCTGAGAAGAAGATGTCGGCCCCGGACTCCGCCCTCAGCCAATGA
- a CDS encoding RNA polymerase sigma factor: MVGPETSDEGLMLAFKAGDARAFEKLVQRHRTPVFNFILRFTGHRARAEDVLQETWLKVVRSAREYEAKAKFTTWLYTIARNLCVDSARKESYRQASSLEAPTGNGAGGDEGRALGESLPDTGASPERGAYNARLRPLIERALASLPEEQREVFLLREYSGIAFKEIAEVTGVPENTVKSRMRYALEGLRRRLAELGVDGDLADDGRTVAG; the protein is encoded by the coding sequence GTGGTGGGACCGGAAACCTCAGACGAGGGGCTGATGCTCGCCTTCAAGGCGGGGGATGCCCGTGCGTTCGAGAAGCTGGTGCAGCGGCACCGGACGCCGGTCTTCAACTTCATCCTCCGCTTCACGGGGCACCGGGCACGGGCGGAGGACGTGCTGCAGGAGACGTGGCTGAAGGTGGTACGCAGCGCACGGGAGTACGAGGCCAAGGCCAAGTTCACGACGTGGCTTTACACGATTGCGAGGAACCTCTGCGTGGACAGCGCGCGCAAAGAGAGCTACCGGCAGGCCTCCTCCCTGGAGGCACCCACGGGCAATGGGGCCGGCGGCGACGAGGGCCGGGCGCTGGGAGAGTCACTCCCGGACACCGGCGCCAGCCCGGAGCGCGGTGCCTACAACGCCCGCTTGAGGCCCCTCATCGAGCGCGCCCTGGCCAGCCTCCCGGAAGAGCAGCGCGAGGTCTTCCTCCTGCGTGAGTACAGTGGAATTGCCTTCAAGGAGATCGCCGAGGTGACGGGGGTCCCCGAGAACACGGTGAAGAGCCGGATGCGCTACGCCCTGGAGGGCCTGCGTCGGCGGCTGGCCGAACTGGGCGTGGATGGCGATCTCGCCGATGACGGAAGGACGGTGGCGGGATGA
- a CDS encoding general secretion pathway protein GspE — MAQIKLGELLIKANVLQESQLKAALAEQAKWGGKLGEILVRMSMVSEDILVRALSKQLNIPAVNLDAVQVIPPHVRSKIPSQTARDFAVLPLQLRDDGKTLVVAVADPLNVRHLDELRAITKCRIVPNVAGRTSIARAYQRLYEENAELGEADTNFKVLDAQGRTVVKDMRNAPQPGAAPAAAPPPPPPARPAAAPARPSTGGMPSVGGGGSPAELLKTVEEVQRKEVAALKAMVELLIEKGVFTREEYLAKVKR; from the coding sequence ATGGCACAGATCAAGCTCGGTGAACTGCTGATCAAGGCGAACGTGCTCCAGGAGAGCCAGCTCAAGGCGGCTCTGGCGGAGCAGGCAAAGTGGGGCGGCAAGCTGGGAGAGATCCTGGTCCGCATGAGCATGGTGTCCGAGGACATCCTCGTCCGGGCGCTGTCCAAGCAGCTCAACATCCCCGCCGTCAACCTGGACGCCGTGCAGGTAATTCCACCGCACGTGCGCTCCAAGATTCCCTCGCAGACGGCCCGCGACTTCGCGGTGCTGCCGCTGCAGCTGCGCGACGACGGCAAGACGCTGGTGGTCGCCGTGGCGGACCCCCTCAACGTGCGCCACCTGGACGAACTGCGCGCCATCACCAAGTGCCGCATCGTTCCCAACGTGGCGGGCCGCACCTCCATCGCCCGCGCCTACCAGCGCCTCTATGAGGAGAACGCGGAGCTGGGCGAGGCGGACACCAACTTCAAGGTGCTGGACGCCCAGGGCCGGACTGTCGTCAAGGACATGCGCAACGCGCCGCAACCCGGGGCGGCTCCGGCTGCGGCTCCTCCTCCTCCTCCTCCGGCACGGCCCGCGGCGGCTCCGGCTCGGCCTTCGACGGGGGGCATGCCCTCGGTGGGCGGGGGTGGTAGTCCCGCCGAGCTGCTGAAGACGGTCGAGGAGGTGCAGCGCAAAGAGGTCGCCGCCCTCAAGGCCATGGTGGAGCTTCTCATCGAGAAGGGCGTCTTCACTCGCGAGGAGTACCTCGCCAAGGTCAAGCGGTAA
- a CDS encoding ABC transporter ATP-binding protein: MSEPLLEVRGLKTRFSLEGGPVLAVDDVSFSIPPGGTLGVVGESGCGKSVTALSIMRLVPDPPGRVVGGEIRFKGKNLLALSEPEMRRIRGHHLSMIFQEPMTSLNPVYTVGEQIGEVARLHQGLDRKKAKERAVEMLRQVGIPAPEQRVDAYPHQLSGGMRQRVMIAMALACNPELVIADEPTTALDVTIQAQILDLLKRLQAERGMAVMLITHDLGVVAESCDAVVVMYAGRVVEQASVRTLFRQPAHPYTAGLLRSIPSFHAVQSGEGRERLKTIPGMVPSLRRLPTGCRFRDRCERALEVCARVDPPLEAKRDGQSAACHNPVPVP; this comes from the coding sequence ATGAGCGAGCCCCTCCTCGAAGTCCGCGGCCTGAAGACCCGGTTCTCCCTGGAGGGGGGACCGGTGCTCGCCGTGGACGACGTCTCGTTCTCCATTCCTCCTGGGGGCACGCTCGGAGTGGTGGGCGAGAGCGGCTGCGGCAAGAGCGTCACCGCGCTCTCCATCATGCGGCTGGTGCCGGATCCTCCGGGCCGGGTGGTGGGTGGGGAGATCCGCTTCAAGGGGAAGAACCTGCTCGCGCTCTCCGAGCCGGAGATGCGCCGCATTCGCGGCCATCACCTCTCGATGATCTTCCAGGAGCCGATGACGTCGCTGAACCCCGTCTACACGGTGGGCGAGCAGATCGGCGAAGTGGCCCGGCTGCACCAGGGCCTCGATCGGAAGAAGGCGAAGGAGCGCGCCGTGGAGATGCTGCGGCAGGTGGGCATCCCCGCTCCCGAGCAGCGCGTGGACGCGTATCCACACCAGCTCTCGGGCGGCATGCGCCAGCGGGTGATGATCGCCATGGCTCTGGCGTGCAACCCGGAGCTGGTCATCGCGGATGAGCCCACCACGGCGCTGGACGTGACGATCCAGGCGCAGATCCTCGACCTGCTCAAGCGGCTCCAGGCCGAGCGTGGCATGGCCGTGATGCTCATCACCCACGATCTGGGCGTGGTGGCCGAGAGCTGCGACGCGGTGGTGGTGATGTACGCCGGCCGCGTGGTGGAGCAGGCCTCGGTGCGCACGCTGTTCCGTCAGCCCGCGCACCCGTACACGGCGGGCTTGCTGCGCTCCATTCCGTCCTTCCATGCGGTGCAGAGTGGGGAAGGGCGCGAGCGGTTGAAGACCATCCCCGGCATGGTGCCGAGCCTGCGCCGCCTGCCGACCGGATGCCGCTTCCGCGACCGCTGCGAGCGCGCCCTCGAGGTCTGCGCCCGGGTGGATCCACCGCTGGAGGCGAAGCGCGACGGCCAGTCCGCCGCCTGCCACAACCCGGTGCCCGTGCCATGA
- a CDS encoding ABC transporter ATP-binding protein, with amino-acid sequence MTEPLLQVRDLKTHFPVRGGLLGRVRGTVKAVDGVSFEVMRGETLGLVGESGCGKSTLGRTLLRLIDPTSGSIRFEGRELTGLSQRELRPLRRRMQLIFQDPYASLNPRMTVRDIIGEPFAIHGLARGREREEKVLALLELMGLPREAMERYPHEFSGGQRQRIGIARSIAMRPDLVIADEPISALDVSIQAQIVNLLVDLQRELKLTYVFIAHDLKIVEYISTRVAVMYLGKIVELADSAELYRRPRHPYTQALLSAVPVPDPEHKKTRIILQGDVPSPLAPPPGCAFHPRCPYAFDRCRRETPPLYALGNGHTAACFLAEPDARGTVESPTPAPHSGGDPGVLAQPPSGG; translated from the coding sequence ATGACCGAGCCCCTTCTCCAGGTGAGGGACCTCAAGACGCACTTCCCCGTGCGCGGTGGCCTGCTGGGCCGGGTGCGCGGCACCGTGAAGGCCGTGGACGGGGTGAGCTTCGAGGTGATGCGCGGCGAGACGCTCGGGCTGGTGGGCGAGAGTGGCTGCGGCAAGAGCACCCTGGGCCGGACGCTCCTGCGCCTCATTGATCCCACCTCCGGCTCCATCCGCTTCGAGGGCCGCGAGCTCACGGGCCTCTCCCAGCGAGAGCTGCGTCCCCTGCGCCGCCGGATGCAGCTCATCTTCCAGGATCCGTACGCCTCGCTGAATCCGCGCATGACGGTGCGCGACATCATCGGCGAGCCGTTCGCCATCCACGGGCTGGCCCGGGGCCGCGAGCGCGAGGAGAAGGTGCTCGCCCTGCTGGAGCTGATGGGCCTGCCCCGAGAGGCCATGGAGCGCTATCCGCACGAGTTCTCCGGCGGCCAGCGCCAGCGCATCGGCATCGCGCGCTCCATCGCCATGCGGCCGGACCTGGTCATCGCCGACGAGCCCATCAGCGCGCTCGATGTCTCCATCCAGGCGCAGATCGTCAACCTGCTCGTGGATCTGCAGCGAGAGCTGAAGCTCACCTACGTCTTCATCGCGCACGACCTCAAGATCGTCGAGTACATCTCCACCCGCGTGGCGGTGATGTACCTGGGGAAGATCGTCGAGCTGGCGGACTCGGCCGAGCTGTACCGACGCCCGCGCCACCCGTACACCCAGGCGCTGCTGTCCGCCGTGCCGGTGCCGGATCCGGAGCACAAGAAGACGCGGATCATCCTCCAGGGCGATGTTCCGTCTCCTTTGGCTCCCCCGCCAGGGTGCGCCTTCCATCCGCGCTGCCCCTACGCCTTCGACCGCTGCCGGCGCGAGACACCTCCTTTATATGCGCTGGGCAATGGCCACACCGCTGCCTGCTTCCTGGCGGAGCCCGACGCCCGGGGTACTGTGGAGTCCCCAACCCCGGCCCCGCACAGCGGAGGAGACCCAGGTGTTCTGGCTCAGCCACCATCGGGAGGATGA
- a CDS encoding TadE/TadG family type IV pilus assembly protein codes for MDQMDSGESGRESGQVAVEAALIMPLMVFMALGIIQLTMIQHAKLMTEYAAYQAARAGSVWNGNNERMHDAAIVALLPTMGRTDSLDKLAVTWGTHKLYDEALSNLAWNATKVRPPASFNGANLFGMIRVDTINPAYFTPIDSIWKLRPGKDWQELDFDGAASFPEVPELEDNIRKFFNLPEPDDSETVYRKATRLTIRLRYWYEMRVPFANWIIFTAWYASNAQTALYGAIDRPTLLRGNMLNRTANVSGLVGRAREIDHERGYSTVYAPEMWVLWGLATGSIPLISDLVGKRYFLPLTATYTIRMQSNFHRKWILHFNPDWGL; via the coding sequence ATGGACCAAATGGATTCTGGGGAGTCAGGTCGGGAGTCGGGTCAGGTCGCTGTCGAGGCGGCGTTGATCATGCCGCTCATGGTGTTCATGGCGCTGGGCATCATCCAGCTGACCATGATCCAGCACGCGAAGCTGATGACGGAGTACGCGGCGTATCAGGCGGCGCGCGCTGGCAGCGTGTGGAATGGCAACAACGAGCGCATGCACGACGCGGCCATCGTGGCGCTGCTGCCGACGATGGGGCGCACGGACTCGCTGGACAAGCTGGCGGTGACGTGGGGCACGCACAAGCTCTATGACGAGGCCCTGAGCAACCTGGCGTGGAACGCCACCAAGGTGCGGCCGCCGGCCTCGTTCAACGGCGCGAACCTGTTCGGGATGATCCGGGTGGACACCATCAACCCGGCCTACTTCACGCCCATCGACAGCATCTGGAAGCTGCGCCCGGGCAAGGACTGGCAGGAGCTGGACTTCGACGGCGCCGCCAGCTTCCCCGAGGTGCCCGAGCTCGAGGACAACATCCGCAAGTTCTTCAACCTGCCGGAGCCGGACGACTCGGAGACGGTGTACCGCAAGGCCACGCGCCTCACGATTCGCCTGCGCTACTGGTACGAGATGCGGGTCCCGTTCGCCAACTGGATCATCTTCACCGCGTGGTACGCCTCCAACGCGCAGACGGCGCTCTACGGCGCCATTGATCGGCCCACGCTGCTGCGGGGCAACATGCTCAACCGCACGGCGAACGTGTCCGGGCTCGTGGGCCGGGCCCGGGAGATCGACCACGAGCGGGGCTACAGCACCGTGTACGCCCCGGAGATGTGGGTCCTCTGGGGGCTGGCCACGGGCAGCATCCCGCTCATCTCGGACCTGGTGGGCAAGCGCTACTTCCTGCCGCTGACGGCCACGTACACCATCCGCATGCAGTCCAACTTCCACCGGAAGTGGATCCTGCACTTCAACCCCGACTGGGGCCTCTAG
- a CDS encoding general secretion pathway protein GspE — translation MRKKIGEMLVQAGYVTEAQLRTALGQKRSYGKGTRLGSVMVSMGMISPKQLARVLAQQFDMPFVELPEVPLGIATLVSVDFQAEHRIVPFKLETDGKTERLHVAVEDPADLSLIDELRFQLHKALKVYVAASDDIDQAIMAARGEKLDIVQAVPLGEEDDVGGMKIERGAQILQGHVVNEEDEVTPPTPRPRPPILTPAPATPPPPPKEAATDFIDDLLGTKKRPAAQPPPPPPPDPDKPKVPVIMFGGAAKNVKPPDPNLPPNFSEEDLQVLDNLERLSHGEEPLAPMQKIMPAQMVAALVRLLIKKRVIQEEEFLDELSQK, via the coding sequence ATGCGCAAGAAGATTGGCGAGATGCTGGTCCAGGCCGGTTACGTCACGGAGGCGCAGCTCCGCACGGCGCTCGGCCAGAAGCGCTCGTATGGCAAGGGGACGCGGCTGGGCTCGGTGATGGTGTCCATGGGGATGATCTCCCCCAAGCAGCTCGCGCGCGTGCTGGCCCAGCAGTTCGACATGCCCTTCGTGGAGCTGCCGGAGGTCCCCCTCGGGATCGCCACGCTCGTCTCGGTGGACTTCCAGGCCGAGCACCGCATCGTCCCTTTCAAGCTCGAGACCGACGGCAAGACCGAGCGGCTCCACGTGGCCGTGGAGGATCCGGCGGACCTCTCCCTCATCGATGAGCTGCGCTTCCAGCTCCACAAGGCGCTGAAGGTGTACGTGGCCGCCTCGGACGACATCGACCAGGCGATCATGGCGGCGCGAGGGGAGAAGCTCGACATCGTCCAGGCGGTCCCGCTGGGAGAGGAGGACGACGTCGGCGGCATGAAGATCGAGCGCGGCGCGCAGATCCTTCAGGGGCACGTCGTCAACGAGGAGGATGAAGTCACTCCGCCCACGCCTCGGCCCCGGCCTCCCATCCTGACGCCTGCGCCCGCCACCCCGCCGCCTCCTCCCAAGGAAGCGGCCACGGACTTCATCGATGATCTGCTCGGGACGAAGAAGCGCCCGGCGGCGCAGCCTCCGCCTCCGCCTCCGCCCGATCCGGACAAGCCCAAGGTGCCGGTGATCATGTTCGGCGGCGCGGCCAAGAACGTGAAGCCGCCCGATCCGAACCTCCCGCCGAACTTCTCGGAGGAGGATTTGCAGGTGCTCGACAACCTCGAGCGCCTGTCGCACGGCGAAGAGCCGCTGGCGCCCATGCAGAAGATCATGCCCGCCCAGATGGTGGCGGCGCTCGTCCGGCTGCTCATCAAGAAGCGCGTCATCCAGGAGGAGGAGTTCCTGGACGAGCTCTCCCAGAAGTGA
- a CDS encoding DUF2085 domain-containing protein — MFWLSHHREDEYNRTYVLGGVRVCARCLGTYPVLVVALVGLFVLRAPLQWEWDVPVVLGLTLPALVDWALGRFRPAGGSNFVRTFTGVFLGLALGRSLYVHFQRPLPTVLLAQAALVTAVAVPVILATYRRPRPG, encoded by the coding sequence GTGTTCTGGCTCAGCCACCATCGGGAGGATGAGTACAACCGCACCTATGTGCTCGGCGGGGTGCGTGTCTGCGCCCGCTGCCTGGGCACCTACCCGGTGCTGGTCGTCGCCCTCGTGGGACTGTTCGTCCTCCGGGCGCCCCTCCAGTGGGAGTGGGATGTGCCGGTGGTGCTCGGCCTTACCTTGCCGGCGCTCGTGGACTGGGCGCTCGGACGCTTCCGGCCCGCGGGCGGTTCCAACTTTGTGCGGACGTTCACGGGGGTTTTTCTGGGGCTGGCGCTTGGCCGCTCGCTTTACGTCCACTTTCAGCGGCCCCTGCCCACCGTCCTGCTGGCCCAGGCCGCCCTCGTGACAGCCGTCGCGGTCCCTGTCATTCTCGCCACTTACCGAAGGCCACGCCCCGGCTAG